The sequence TTTTCACTCTCGCACTGGGCTTCCTTTTCTATCATTGATGCTAAAGTCAAAACTTCGAGCTCGGTAAAGCCTATCTGTTTTGCCCTCAATTTCATTTCAGGGGAATATTTCTCCTTGAACCTGTTCACCATCCGGTCAATTATCTCATTGGGCGTCATGTGAGGTATTATTTCATATGTGTCCGGATATAGAAAACCTTCCATGCTAGGGGCCTTCACCCCGAATACCTTTGTGGTTTCTTCTGACATTGCAATTCTAATGAAATCATCTTTTGAAAAATATATTTTTTCCGATTCCAGTCTTTCCGCGATGTCAAAGATATTGTAGCCTTCCTTGATGGTAAGCCTGTATTTGACATAATCGCCCTTGAACAGCATCTTTAATATCTCGTCCGGATAGTGGTTGCCGTCGAATCGATAAGTACCTGCACGAAGATTTTTTGCCTTCTGCCTGACCATGGCCAGGGCCATGAACATGGGTGCGTTGGTGATGATATCGTTTTCTTTCAGGGTTTTTGATATCTTCCAGGCGCTTGTTCCAGGCTTTATCTCAACTGTAATAAGCCTGCCGGGAGATATCGGTGTATA is a genomic window of Desulfomonilia bacterium containing:
- the mltG gene encoding endolytic transglycosylase MltG, with the protein product MIKKKIKITLMTVLVILICGIAGIISLFLYTPISPGRLITVEIKPGTSAWKISKTLKENDIITNAPMFMALAMVRQKAKNLRAGTYRFDGNHYPDEILKMLFKGDYVKYRLTIKEGYNIFDIAERLESEKIYFSKDDFIRIAMSEETTKVFGVKAPSMEGFLYPDTYEIIPHMTPNEIIDRMVNRFKEKYSPEMKLRAKQIGFTELEVLTLASMIEKEAQCESEKPIISSVFHNRLRMGMKLQSDPTAIYGIPGFRREIEPYDLRRSTPYNTYLHPGLPPGPICSPSQSSIKAALWPDETNYLFFVSKGNGHHQFSRTYSEHSAGIENLKSIQRK